From a single Brassica napus cultivar Da-Ae chromosome C9, Da-Ae, whole genome shotgun sequence genomic region:
- the LOC125592495 gene encoding uncharacterized protein LOC125592495 yields the protein MQQQASLVNSVSKPLHKIYPQKEEVREVAIDESDPTKIIRVGVYLSDDICSRIISFIKENTSTFAWKTSDIKGINPAVTSHELHVDPTFKPIRQKRRKLGPERSKAVNEEVDRLLDAGFITEVRYPEWLANPVVVKKKNVLSKPEAGDTLSLYIAVTSSAVSSVLIREDRVEQKPIFYTSKRMTEPEMRYPTLENMALAVVTSARKLRPYFQSHTIEVLSNQPLRTVMQNTNQSGRLTKWAMELSEHDIVYKNRTAAKSQVLADFLIEITPELEQDLILPSVNWILHVAGSSTSKGSGAGVQLQSPTGELIRQSFSFGFAASNNEAEYESLIAGLRLAKAVKAKRVSAYCDSQLVVSQYLGDYDVRNERMDAYLKLVPRGENFCADALAALGSKLHDQVKRTIPIHKIEKPSIDTKAEQTAIAAAISEAMDIDEVEPPSQDDQPTDWRKKLIDYLAEGLFPTEKWNARRLKRSSAHYVVMDGELHRWTATKVLLKCISGEETRLVAETHEGAAGNHSGGRALAVKVKNLGFYWPTMNADCETYVRKCDKCQRHASTIHSPTEFLHILTAPYPFMRWGMDIIGPMPASRQKKFILVLTDYFTKWVEAKAYASITDNEVQNFVWKNIICRHGLPYEIITDNGSQFISHHFNGFCDRWRIRLNMSTPRNPQSNGQAESTNKTIIDGLKKRLYLKKGCWADELDGVLWSHRTTPRGAMKATPFSMAYGVEAMAPAEVNVTSLRRSRMPQNVELNRDMLLDALDGIEEKRDQALLRIQNYQHQIESYYNKKVKSCPLEMGNLVLRKVFENTKEWKADKLGANWEGPYKIVEVIKPGVYRLETSTGEAVLRAWNSKHLRLFHP from the exons ATGCAGCAGCAAGCTTCCCTTGTCAACTCCGTCAGTAAACCACTCCACAAGATATACCCCCAGAAGGAGGAAGTTCGCGAAGTCGCAATTGATGAGTCCGACCCGACGAAAATCATCCGAGTTGGCGTCTATCTGTCCGACGACATATGTTCAAGGATTATCTCTTTCATCAAAGAAAACACCTCGACGTTCGCCTGGAAGACTTCCGACATAAAGGGGATCAACCCCGCAGTTACCTCCCATGAACTGCACGTCGACCCGACGTTCAAACCCATCCGACAGAAGCGACGAAAACTCGGTCCAGAACGATCTAAAGCCGTAAACGAAGAAGTTGACAGGCTCCTCGACGCGGGTTTCATTACCGAAGTCCGATACCCTGAATGGTTGGCTAACCCGGTtgtcgtcaaaaagaaaaacg TACTATCGAAGCCAGAAGCCGGCGACACATTGTCTCTCTACATAGCCGTCACATCCTCCGCCGTCAGCAGCGTGCTCATTCGAGAAGATCGGGTAGAACagaaaccaatcttttacacCAGTAAAAGAATGACCGAGCCGGAGATGAGATACCCAACACTCGAAAACATGGCCTTAGCTGTCGTCACCTCGGCCAGGAAACTGCGACCCTACTTTCAGTCGCACACGATTGAAGTACTGTCCAACCAACCACTCCGAACGGTTATGCAGAATACTAACCAGTCAGGACGGTTGACTAAATGGGCGATGGAGCTGAGCGAACATGACATCGTGTACAAGAATCGCACAGCAGCAAAGTCACAGGTCCTTGCCGACTTCTTGATCGAGATAACACCAGAGCTGGAGCAAGACCTCATCCTACCAAGTGTAAACTGGATCCTACACGTCGCCGGTTCATCCACGAGTAAAGGGTCAGGAGCAGGAGTGCAACTGCAATCACCAACAGGAGAACTCATCCGGCAGTCATTCAGTTTTGGTTTTGCGGCgtcaaacaacgaagctgagTACGAATCCCTCATCGCAGGGCTCCGTCTCGCCAAGGCAGTGAAAGCCAAAAGAGTcagcgcttactgcgactctcaaCTTGTCGTAAGCCAGTACCTCGGCGATTACGACGTCCGCAACGAAAggatggacgcctacctcaaactc gttcctCGCGGAGAAAATTTCTGTGCCGACGCCCTCGCTGCTCTAGGAAGCAAGCTACACGATCAAGTCAAGAGGACAATCCCAATCCATAAAATCGAGAAACCGAGCATCGACACGAAGGCAGAGCAGACTGCGATTGCAGCAGCGATTAGCGAAGCGATGGACATCGACGAAGTAGAACCTCCTTCGCAAGATGATCAGCCAACAGATTGGCGCAAGAAACTCATCGATTACCTCGCTGAAGGTTTATTTCCCACCGAGAAATGGAACGCGCGGCGACTGAAGCGAAGTAGCGCACACTACGTTGTCATGGACGGGGAACTACACCGATGGACCGCGACGAAGGTGCTACTCAAATGTATCTCCGGCGAAGAAACGAGACTAGTGGCCGAAACACATGAAGGAGCAGCAGGCAATCACTCGGGCGGACGAGCTCTCGCAGTAAAAGTAAAGAATCTCGGATTTTACTGGCCAACCATGAACGCCGACTGCGAGACATACGTGCGCAAGTGCGACAAATGCCAGCGTCACGCTTCCACCATACACAGCCCAACGGAGTTCCTTCATATCCTAACTGCTCCATACCCAttcatgcgatggggaatggacatcatCGGTCCGATGCCGGCATCTCGCCAAAAGAAGTTCATCCTGGTCCTCACAGATTACTTCACCAAGTGGGTTGAAGCCAAAGCCTATGCCAGCATCACCGACAATGAGGTGCAAAACTTCGTCTGGAAGAACATAATCTGCCGACACGGGCTCCCATACGAGATCATCACAGACAACGGTTCGCAATTCATTTCGCATCATTTCAACGGATTCTGCGACAGATGGCGAATTCGACTCAACATGTCGACCCCGAGAAACCCGCAAAGTAACGGCCAAGCCGAGTCGacgaacaagaccatcatcgacGGTCTGAAGAAACGACTCTACTTAAAGAAAGGTTGCTGGGCAGATGAACTAGACGGTGTCCTGTGGTCCCACAGAACAACTCCTCGCGGAGCGATGAAGGCTACACCCTTCTCGATGGCCTACGGCGTCGAGGCAATGGCTCCCGCAGAAGTAAATGTGACGAGTTTGCGCCGATCGCGAATGCCACAAAACGTCGAACTCAACCGCGACATGCTGCTCGACGCACTCGACGGCATCGAGGAAAAGCGCGACCAAGCACTACTCCGTATCCAGAATTACCAGCATCAAATCGAGAGCtactacaacaaaaaggtcaaATCGTGTCCCCTCGAAATGGGCAATCTTGtcttaagaaaggtcttcgaaAATACTAAGGAGTGGAAAGCCGACAAGCTAGGagccaactgggaaggaccatacaagataGTCGAAGTCATCAAACCAGGAGTATACCGCCTCGAGACTTCAACAGGCGAAGCAGTACTGAGagcttggaactccaaacatcTCCGCCTCTTCCATCCTTAG
- the LOC106434703 gene encoding uncharacterized protein LOC106434703, translating to MGRSPPCGDSVRAVKDYKRQATTSKKWPSPVENDHQITFSALDTKGVHMPHNDPLLVDLDIGECLVAKVLIDTGSSVDLIFRDTLDKMGVDLRDIKPSSRTLTSFNGASEQMIGTIRLPVYAGGITRTVKFSVIRAKAPYNAILRTPWLHSMKAVPSTYHQCVKFSGKDG from the coding sequence ATGGGCAGATCACCACCTTGCGGTGACTCGGTTCGTGCCGTCAAAGATTACAAACGTCAAGCAACCACCTCTAAGAAGTGGCCTTCTCCAGTCGAAAATGATCACCAGATCACTTTTTCGGCACTAGACACCAAGGGCGTCCACATGCCACATAACGATCCTCTCCTCGTCGACCTTGACATCGGCGAATGTCTAGTCGCAAAAGTCCTTATTGATACCGGAAGCTCAGTCGATCTCATATTTCGCGACACACTCGACAAAATGGGAGTTGATTTAAGGGATATAAAGCCTTCCTCTCGCACGCTCACCAGCTTCAATGGAGCCTCGGAGCAAATGATCGGGACAATTCGCCTTCCAGTATACGCAGGTGGTATAACCCGCACcgtcaagttctccgtcatccGCGCCAAAGCACCCTATAATGCCATACTCAGAACACCATGGCTGCATTCCATGAAAGCCGTCCCTTCGACTTATCATCAATGCGTCAAGTTTTCCGGAAAAGATGGCTAA
- the LOC106434706 gene encoding DExH-box ATP-dependent RNA helicase DExH9 has protein sequence MGSVKRKSVEESSDCAPPQKLQREDDDSTQIINEELVGCVHDVSFPENYLPPAPSAQGDNKPPAKEFPFTLDSFQSEAIKCLDNGESVMVSAHTSAGKTVVASYAIAMSLRENQRVIYTSPIKALSNQKYRDFKEEFSDVGLMTGDVTIDPNASCLVMTTEILRSMQYKGSEVMREVAWIIFDEVHYMRDSERGVVWEESIVMAPKNSRFVFLSATVPNAKEFADWVAKVHKQPCHIVYTDYRPTPLQHYVFPAGGSGLYLVVDEKAKFHEDSFQKSLNALVPANDADKKRENGKSHKGLMLGKLGEESDIFKLVKMIIQRQYDPVILFSFSKKECEALAMQMSKMDLNSDDEKDSVETIFTSAIDMLSDDDKKLPQVSNILPILKRGIGVHHSGLLPILKEVIEILFQEGLIKCLFATETFSIGLNMPAKTVVFTNVRKFDGDKFRWLSSGEYIQMSGRAGRRGIDKRGICILMVDEKMEPAVAKSMLKGSADSLNSAFHLSYNMLLNQLRSEDGDPENLLRNSFFQFQADRAIPDLEKQIKALLEERDSMVIEEEESLKKYYNLILQYKSLKKDIREIVFSPKYCLPFLLPNRAVCLDCANDAGEPQSFSIEDQDTWGVIMKFNKVKSLSEDDDNRRPEDANYTVDVLTRCLVSRDGAGKKKMRPVPYKERGEPVVVSVPLSQIKSLSSAIMNIPKDYLQLEARENALKKVSELLSRHPDGIPLDPEVDMKIRSSSYKKTVRRLEAVENLFEKYKIAKSPLIAEKLKVLHMKEELTAKIKSLKKAVRSSTALAFKDELKARKRVLRRLGYITSDGVVELKGKVACEISSAEELTLTELMFSGVFKEAKVEELVSLLSCFVWRERLPDAAKPREELDLLFIQLQDTARRVAEVQLDCKVDIDVESFVHSFRPDIMEAVYAWAKGSKFYEIMEIARVFEGSLIRAIRRMEEVLQQLIVAAKSIGETELEGKLEEAVSKIKRDIVFAASLYL, from the exons ATGGGCTCGGTGAAGAGAAAATCAGTGGAGGAATCTTCAGATTGTGCTCCGCCGCAGAAGCttcagagagaagatgatgatTCCACTCAGATCATCAACGAAGAGCTCGTGGGCTGCGTTCACGACGTCTCCTTCCCTGAAAACTACCTTCCTCCTGCTCCCTCTGCTCAAGGAGACAACAAGCCACCGGCCAAAGAGTTCCCTTTCACCCTCGACTCCTTCCAGTCTGAAGCTATCAAGTGTCTCGATAATGGCGAATCAGTCATG GTCTCAGCTCATACATCAGCTGGTAAAACAGTTGTGGCATCCTATGCTATCGCCATGTCCTTGAGGGAGAACCAGAGGGTTATTTACACCTCTCCTATAAAGGCATTGAGCAATCAGAAGTACAGAGATTTCAAAGAAGAGTTTTCTGACGTTGGTTTGATGACTGGGGATGTCACAATTGATCCTAACGCCTCTTGTCTG GTCATGACCACAGAGATCTTGCGTAGCATGCAGTATAAAGGGTCAGAGGTAATGAGGGAGGTGGCTTGGATTATTTTTGATGAGGTGCATTACATGCGTGATAGTGAAAGAGGTGTGGTTTGGGAAGAGAGTATTGTTATGGCTCCCAAGAATTCTCgttttgtgtttctctctgcAACTGTTCCTAATGCCAAGGAGTTTGCTGATTGGGTTGCAAAG GTTCACAAACAACCATGCCATATTGTTTACACTGATTATCGGCCAACACCACTTCAGCACTATGTATTCCCTGCCGGAGGAAGTGGGCTTTACTTGGTTGTGGATGAAAAGGCTAAATTCCACGAGGATAGCTTCCAGAAGTCTCTTAACGCATTGGTTCCTGCTAATGATGCTGACAAGAAAAGAGAGAATGGAAAGTCTCATAAGGGGTTGATGCTTGGAAAACTTGGTGAAGAAAGTGATATCTTCaaattggtgaagatgattaTTCAGCGGCAATATGATCCGGTGATTTTGTTTAGTTTCAGCAAAAAGGAATGTGAGGCACTTGCTATGCAG ATGTCTAAGATGGACTTAAACAGTGACGATGAGAAAGATTCCGTGGAGACAATCTTTACTAGTGCAATCGATATGCTTTCAGATGATGATAAGAAGCTACCTCAG GTTTCAAATATTTTACCTATCTTAAAACGTGGTATAGGCGTTCATCATTCGGGTCTGCTTCCTATCTTGAAAGAAGTGATTGAGATATTGTTTCAAGAAGGTCTGATTAAG TGTTTGTTTGCAACGGAGACATTTAGTATTGGATTGAACATGCCGGCAAAGACGGTTGTGTTCACAAATGTGCGCAAGTTCGATGGAGACAAGTTCCGGTGGTTATCTAGTGGTGAGTACATTCAGATGAGTGGTCGTGCTGGACGTCGAGGTATTGACAAACGAGGTATCTGCATCCTCATGGTTGATGAGAAGATGGAACCCGCGGTTGCTAAATCAATGCTCAAAGGAAGTGCTGATTCTTTGAACAG TGCCTTCCATTTGAGCTATAACATGCTTCTAAACCAGTTGCGGAGTGAAGATGGTGATCCTGAGAATCTTCTCCGCAACTCATTCTTTCAGTTTCAAGCTGACCGTGCTATCCCTGATCTCGAG AAGCAAATAAAAGCCCTCCTAGAAGAGAGAGACTCTATggtgattgaagaagaagaaagcttgaAGAAATACTATAACTTGATTTTGCAATATAAGAGTCTGAAGAAGGATATACGTGAAATTGTGTTCTCTCCAAAGTACTGCTTACCCTTTTTGCTGCCAAACAGAGCTGTTTGTCTAGATTGCGCTAATGATGCTGGAGAGCCACAATCATTCAGCATTGAAGATCAGGATACCTGGGGAGTGATAATGAAATTCAACAAAGTCAAAAGCTTATCTGAAG ATGATGATAATAGAAGACCAGAGGATGCAAACTACACCGTAGATGTACTGACTAGATGTTTGGTCAGCAGAGATGGTGCTGGCAAAAAGAAAATGAGGCCTGTGCCATATAAAGAACGTGGTGAGCCCGTTGTGGTCTCTGTTCCTTTATCTCAG ATTAAGAGTTTAAGCAGTGCAATCATGAATATACCGAAAGATTATTTACAACTTGAAGCTAGAGAGAATGCTCTGAAGAAGGTTTCCGAGTTGCTCTCTAGACATCCTGATGGAATACCCCTAGATCCTGAGGTTGATATGAAG attcgGAGCAGCTCATACAAAAAGACTGTTCGGCGATTGGAGGCTGTGGAAAACCtatttgaaaaatacaaaatagcAAAATCTCCCCTCATAGCAGAGAAGCTGAAAGTTCTACACATGAAGGAAGAACTAACAGCCAAGATCAAATCACTTAAGAAAGCTGTCCGATCCTCAACAGCGTTGGCGTTTAAAGATGAACTTAAGGCCAGAAAGCGTGTTTTACGAAGGCTAGG ATATATCACCAGCGATGGTGTTGTGGAGTTGAAGGGGAAGGTTGCATGTGAAATCAGTAGTGCAGAAGAGTTGACATTAACGGAGCTAATGTTCAGTGGTGTCTTCAAGGAAGCAAAGGTGGAGGAGTTGGTTTCTCTCCTCTCTTGCTTTGTGTGGCGAGAGAGGCTCCCTGACGCAGCCAAACCCAGAGAAGAACTCGACTTGCTCTTCATACAGTTACAAGACACAGCCAGGCGTGTCGCTGAAGTTCAGCTCGACTGCAAG GTGGATATCGATGTGGAGAGTTTTGTGCACTCGTTCAGACCGGATATAATGGAGGCGGTGTATGCGTGGGCAAAAGGGTCCAAGTTTTACGAGATCATGGAGATTGCTCGTGTTTTCGAAGGGAGCTTGATCAGAGCGATAAGGAGAATGGAGGAAGTTCTGCAACAGCTCATAGTGGCTGCAAAATCCATTGGAGAAACAGAGCTTGAAGGTAAACTAGAAGAAGCTGTTTCCAAGATCAAGAGAGACATTGTTTTCGCAGCATCTCTCTACTTGTGA